Part of the Pyricularia oryzae 70-15 chromosome 3, whole genome shotgun sequence genome, ATCAGAAAGTACAATCCTGCAGACTGCGAAGATGGTTGAGGTGCTTGGGCAGGTAAAGCCTCGCAAAGAAACAAGGCCTTATACCGCCAGTCTTTTCCCCAAGGTCCCGCAGCAGTCAGCGCCACCAATGCAGACGAGACGCTCTAGTGAATCAGCTCCCCAGACCTTCTCCAGGGCTCCAGTCATCAACTCTCGGTCGAGCTCACTTCATCCGGGAACGGCCAAGAGGAAGCCGGCTCGTACAAACCTGCGACAGCCCTCTATGCCTAACCACACGATCGATAGTGTTGCCAGCGGAACAAGTCAAGTGGGAGAGCATATCCCGTGGACTCGGGATCAGCTTGAAGGATACAgctctcggcctggaagccAAACCAAGGCCATGGTACATGCGACAGGCAGCAGCGGTAGCGGTAGCAGCAGCAATGATGTGCGCACTTCTAGCGTTGCGACAGTGAGTGGGTTCACGGTTTACGAGTCCAAGTCAACGAGACCAGTGCCTGCGGAGATGGACGCACTGGCACCGGCTCGGATGTTCCGGCCGACCCAGGAGGTGGGCTCGACAACGCACCTCTCGATATCGGTCGCATCGGTATCGGACCAGCCGACCCCACCTGTATCGCCAGCATCATCCGAGTTCAACACGCAGTCGCCCACCAGATCCACGCTCAAGGAGTCTACCGACGGGTCTTCGGTTGAAGTGACACCTATACGTGCTAGCGAGAGGGATGCTGCTTCCTCGTGCAATGGATCGTCACCACTCAGCAAATACACCACGCCGTCGCCGAATTCTACGTCGTCGCGCTTCATGGCTGTGACCCGCCAGGAGGAGATGCTTCTGGCTGCGCTCCGCCTCAAACGCGCGAGAATGCGCGAGTCCATCATTGCCGAGTTCGAAACTGAGGAGCGCGATCGTGTGATTGACGCGTTCCCAGTGCCTGGCGGCATGGAAACAACCGAGACATCGAGCCTGAACAGGCAGCAGCTCGATAAAGCACCATCTCACCGTCGCCAGCACTCGAGCATCAGCACACTGTCGGGGTTTGAGGCTTCATTGGCACCCCGGCCCCAGCCCAAGGCTGGCACACGCCACGCAGCCGGTCGGAGCTCGTCTGTCCAATCGCAACGAGTACCCAAGGCCCGCAGCGTCTCTGGGTCTCACCGCAGAGACGTCTCGCCGATGTTTTCGGCACAGGGCGGCTCGGAACTTGCACTCGATTCATTCCCGATCCCGGAGCGATCATCGATGCTGGCGCCGCAATACCACCAGGCCACCAAGCAGTGGTCTTTCGAGAGCGGCTTCACCGCCGCCTCCAGCCAGTCCCGTCTTACCGACACCCACGACGGCTCACCACCTACCGCGGGGCTGATGCCGCCGAGTCGCCAGGATAAGCCGCTGCGCGGAGAGTCATCTTACAGAGAGATGCGCGGGCGACAGCTTGCGAGATCCCAGTCAGCCATGGGCAGTTATCCCACCAACATCGCCAGCCCCTCGACTTTCATGGCGGACCCGCGCAAGAAGGCCGCGAGGATCAGTGCCGTCGGAGGACCCCCCGGCCGCGTCGGTGTCGAGATGGGCCTCTGGGGCGATGACGGTTGAGCATCACATGCCatggcctttttttccctatgTTCTCACCTTTACTTATTCCTGTCCATTTGTTCTACTTCCCCATTGCCTAGCAGCCTTTTTTCATCGAGCATGCATGCTTTGTTGATTTGTCGCTGGCGGGATTTTCCCACTCACGAATAACTGTCACGAAACCCTACGATACTCAAATCTGGCGGAATATCCATCATCTATACCCCACATATCCTCGCAAAGAGGCTATTTTCTCTTCTGGAAGTGGTTTGGCGCAAATTAAAAAAAGCACACAATTACTGGACAACTCATCTCGGAAGTGGTTTCAAACCGACTTTGTTCGAGGAAGACATGTGTGATCTATGTATCACTcaacagcaaaaaaaggcTTGGATGGATATATGGCATCCCCAAAGTCACTTCTTTTCTCCTTCTTTGGATGTTCCCGGGTGTTTCTCTATACTACTTCTAATAACGAGGCAATCTGGATGATTTAAAGCGCGGGAGGGGAGGTTCAATATACCacatttctttttgtcaCATGTTTTAATGGCTTGAGCAACGggagactagaactagttatTTCCTCTATAATATGAAgcgagccttttttttcgaatgAGTGATCGGGCAAGATCTGGGCAACCGACTTCTGACTACTGAGTATAGACCATGTGACGTGTCGTCGTGACTAGGGCAGCGTGGTCGCTTGGTGACGCTGGATTAGTGTGGCATCGATTGTTGGGATTTGTATCTTGACACACCTTGATAGCCAGTATATACAGTGCATGTTCATGGTATGTAATGCATTAGCCAATACGACCATCAAGGTTCTTGGCGTGTCTTATGCAGGTTTTGTACGTAATATGTCCGCCCTACGGAACACAAAGACCCTGGTTTCGCTTGTCCTTGCTCGCTTGTTCAAAAATTATGGTATACGGGTTGTATTCAAGAGTAACATTGTCTGGGGAAAGGGAAACTCGGCAGACCGTTGCAACAGCAAGTTCATCCACGGCGACAAGGGTGGGCcaccggggggggggggacttttttttcttgttctttgGCGGGGGAGGAGAAGGGTTCGGAAGAGACCGGGCCTGGGCGGAGGCCCCGCTCCGTGGCGCAGGGCACATCAAACCAGGCCAAGGTGACTGGCTGCGAACCTTGGGGGCTGGGCGAGAATTCtcggctctttttttttttttttttttttttggggtagGGGAAGCACAGGGATGGATGGAAAATCAATCATTAActggctcttttttttcccgctGGACATGTGTAAACTTTGTGAGCTTGCATTTTGCATTTTGAATTTTGCACCTTTGCATTTTGCATTTTAATAAAACTTTAAGGCATTTTTCGGTGCTTTGATTGATGATCGTGTTGCTCCGACAACTTTTGCACCGTGCTTTTCCCAGCTATAAAGTTTTCTCTTTTGGTAACTCTCACTCACTGACCCTCTTTTTTGGGTCCTGATTTAATTTGAGTCAGGAACAAGGTCAAAAAGggtacaagaagaagaatttTAAATTTCTACCGAACCagatcgaaaaaaaaagtctacaAAAAGAGCAGAGTTGGCACAAAATCTAACCTGTGCGAGGCTTGCtaaagaagaagagaagaagaaaccaCGGATACAGTATCTTGAGGATTGGACGACACAAGGCGGAAAAGTCCGACCAAAAGTCGTTCCAGAGGTTGCCATTTGAACATTTTTCGACCGATatcccgaaaaaaaaagtccatcCCAACAATGAACTGCCCGTCCCGTACCGACGAGCCGCCATTGACGGACCATCCGACCTGGAATCAGAACCCGCCCTTCCTGTCGGGTGACCTGACGACCTGCCAGGACCTCAACGGCATCGCCAACGCGCGCGAGCACCGCGACGGGTCCGGAGGCGCCGCCGTGACCGACGACGAACGCGGTGGAAACGGGATGCAGAGGGACGGCTGGGCCGTGGCCGATCGAATGCCGGTCGAGGCCGAGGGGCGGAAGGGGTTGGCTTGGGGATGGGGTTCTTTTGATGGTATggaattttttttccttcttcttctttctgttACCGCTGGAGGACATCTCGTCTCCTTTCCTCCTTTCCGAACTTTCAAATTTCACTCCCATCAAAAACGAGGGAGGCGGTGCCAAGCATCTTGGATTTTTGTCCTACGTCATGCCAAAAAAGGCAGTCCTGTGCTCAGGATGTGGGTTTGACGGCATTTGCGAGTCAATGATCGTCAGACATTTGGAAAAGCCCCGACACCCTTTCGACAACGACTGAATCGTTTACATTCACTCTGAATCGGGATTTCATCTCGCTGACATTAGATGCTACTATCAGCATCCCATTCCCAAGCCAAGGGAGTGACTGGCGGTGAAGGCCATTCACTCTCGACCGcggcaggcggcggcggcttcggTGCCGTCGCTGCTGCCACTGCAGCGCCCCCTGCACCATGCTCTCTTTTCGGCTGGTTCTCCTGGGTGGCCTCGGTCCTCGTCTGCGCAGCCATCATGTCGGCCTCTCGGCTGCCAGAGTCCCTAACGGGACGTCTGTTTGGCGCCCCGCAACCTGGTTTAGCTTGTAAGACATTTGAtcattttttcttttgttactTTCTCTTTTCCCCCCTCCCTCTTAGCTGTATCGCACCTCAAGTCGTTACACGTTCGACGTTGCGTGTGCCACGGCAGTGGCTGCATGTCATACCCACACATTGCCGTTGGATCGCCGGCCCCACCCGATTGGACTGCACTGGCTGAAGGTGGTGTGGTGGCATAAATCGACGCTCGCTACCTCATGTACAAGTCGGGCAATTAAACATGGAAAATAAGCAACGATGACTGACTGCAACGAAACCACCATTTTCCTCTAGCAGCTCCAAACACGTCCACCATCGCCACCAACTCCCGCGACGCCGATGTTATCCCGCTCGGCAAGCGGTCGACCTGCGCGACGGGCGGCTTCCTCTCCGAGGAGGAGTACAACACGCCGCTGCACGTCGGCGCGCTGCTCATCATCCTGGGCGTGTCGTTTGGGGCATGCGCATTTCCGATTGTGGCCTCGCGCATCCCGCGCCTGCGGCTCCCCGCCCGCTTCTTCTTCGCCGTGCGCCACTTTGGCACCGGCGTCCTGCTGGCCACGGCGTTTGTGCACCTGCTGCCGACCGCCTTTACGCTGCTGGGGAACCCCTGCCTGTCGAGCTTCTGGGTCAGTGAGTACCCGGCCATGCCGGGCGCCatcgccctcgccgccgtctTTTTTGTGACTGTCATCGAGATGGTTCTGCAGCCTGCGAGGCACATGACCGAGGCTGCCGGGTCATCTACGGGTGGCGGCTGCATGAGCGCCGCTGCCGTgttgcaacagcagcaggagcGACCGCGGAGGACCGCGGAGCCGGCTCAGGACACCTCTTCTGAGGATGGAAACGGCGCCATGGCCGGGCGACCGATGTCACTGGAGATGCGGCCGGCAGGTGGCAACGCCAACTCTTTGGGCCGACAGCTCTCCAACCTCGGACGGACCGATGACCAGAACGCGAGCGTCGGGGCGCCATCCTCCGATGGGCAAGCCGGTGAAAGGCTTAGCGACAAGTCGGTGGTCGTCGACGAGGAGAACCGTCTCGCCGGCGGGCATCTCCAGCTCacggcgcagcagcagcaccagaaGGACGTGCTTCAGTGCATGATGCTCGAGGTCGGCATTTTGTTCCACAGCGTCTTCATCGGTATGACGCTCAGCGTTTCGATTGGGCACGAGTTTGTCATTCTGCTCATCGCCATTGCTTTTCACCGTACGTATTCGACTTGTGCCGTTCTCTCCATATTACTCGGAGAGTTGTTGCTTGTGCCTAGGTGGACTGATGACTGACTGACAACGTCTCGCAGAAACCTTTGAAGGATTGGCCCTTGGCTCGAGGATCGCAAACATCAAGTGGGAGAAAGGTTCATGGCAGCCTTGGATGATGTCGATGGCATACGGGTGCACGTAAGTCAAATCTAGCAATCTCATCTCCTTGACCGTCAGTAATTGCTAACGTTTATCGGCCCTCGCTTTCCAGAACGCCGCTCGGCCAGGCGATCGGAATCGCTACTCACAGGCTCTACAACCCAGAGTCTGAGTTTggtctcgtcctcgtcggcaCCATGAACGCCATCTCGTCTGGTCTACTGGTGTTTGCGTCGCTCGTGGAGCTGCTGTCCGAGGACTTCCTCAGCGACGAGAGCTGGCGCATCCTCCGTGGCAGGCGCAGGGTTTACGCCTGCTTCCTGGTGCTGTCTGGCGCCATCGGCATGAGTCTTGTCGGGGCCTGGGCTTAAGAGAAGCACACTGGCAGGTGAACCTGAAGTGGAGGAGACGCGGGGCGTTTAGCTTGGATCTTGCGTTGAGGCCCAGACTAAGCACTGGGGAACGAGTTTAAGGCTCGCCAATGAAGCTTTTGGCAGGCCGTTGTTTGCTGTTTTCGAGTGAGATGCTTTCTTACGACATGTTTGAGCCGTGTTTTGATGGACCCTGACTAGAGCATTGCTATTTCTTGAGCTTTGATGGGGAGGTTTGCCGAAGAAGATTGGTATTTTTGTATATGAGGTGAGCCCATCGCTAGATGCACCTTTGGTGTCAGTCAAGTCAATAAAAAGATGGTGTATCTAGGGTGGGGCCGCGCATCCTGTGTTGGTGCCTCGCGTAATAGATTGCAAGGATGAATGGACAGCTCCATGAGCAGCGCTCCTAATTGCAACTGACCGGGTCAATGCCACTCTGGCCAGGGTCAGCACGCGGAGTTGGTGAATATCAAGTCAAATCGAACGTAACCCCCAGGATCTATGATTTGTTCCATGGAACAACAGACGGTTCGGAGCATGTGAGCGTGGAGGGTAGATGCGCTTCTGTAAGGGAGAGTGAGGCCAGGGCTGGATCGAGTCTTGGGTATTTCTCCTTCTCGCACGTGGAAAAGGGGCAATACGGGCGATGTTGTCATCATATCTGCCGATAGAGGAAGCAGGTAGCTTTGCCTCTGCTTTTGGTGACACTGGTcggaagaaaacaaaggtcAAACACACCTATGCGAGATGAAGCTGAGAGGTTGAAGTAAACGATCTGACTTTTTTTCCAGGGTGAGCGCTAACTCGGAAACGAACTGCCCTACAAGTGGAGAAGCGTCTGGTTTCCACGCATTTCCGTGCGTTCGTCGATCTATTGAGTTGAGGGCGATGGAGCACGTTGGCACCGTCGCATCGCTAGGGATTCTGCCCAGTCCACTGTAACTCACCTAATCTCTGTACCTGGGTCCTCCCCGCAATCCAGGCAGGCAACACAGCAAATCGGTCTACGGATGGCAGCGGAGAGTCTCATTTGAGCGGGCCGCGTTCCCCACAACGAACAACGACAGCTCAGCACCACGACCAGTATGGTTTGTTTTGTCGCCATCCCTTGTTTGTTGGTGTGAGGATGAGATGTCAATGGCACCTCACCGGGATATTTGTAAACTTTTCttgaattttttttcccatCCCTGCCAACTAGTCTGCTTGCTATCCTCAGACGGTATTCAATGCTGGCTTTGAACGGTAAATCAAGACAAATTGGCATAACGGCATCCAGGGACGGGAGCTCCCATGTGCTTCATCTCAGCTTGGCATGCTTTCTCATCTACCCAAGTTGGGGAATTCAACCTTGAAAATCTGTCCAGGGAACGGACCAGACTAATTTGTCACAGGAGCCGACAAGCTGAATTGGGTTCTAGTCTCGATGGCAAGTGCATGTCATCCTTCAACAGCGCACGATAATCATGCTTCCTATCAGCCTGGCCCGCTGTTGAGAGCGCAACCCGGGTTGGTGATTCCCCGGAATCCTGTCGCGTCGCGAAAATTTCCTTGACCGACTTGCATGTCCTTCGTTCCCAATGTCGATCTCTTGCGGCCCGCCCCtttttttgccctttttttctatgttgttcatttttttttatctttgtcAAAATGCCGCCGAACCTCCTGACGTTTCCCGACCGTGAACAATACCCAGGAGACTAGTCTTACCTGGGACAGCGGGAAAGAACTCATATTCGTCGCCTTTATCAACCTGGCGCCGCACAGGCAGCCAATAACAGATACTGGGATCGATTGAGATGTCGCCACCAAGGACAGGTATAGGAAACCCCACGGGCCAGGAGGTTCTTGTAAGTAAACCCTCTACCAATATCGCAACATCAATGTTTAGCGTTTTCCCACCACATGCCCAACTTGAATCAGATGGTTTCATTGGCCTCTAGTTGACACTAACGAAACTTGTCGGCTAGGTGACAACATGGCTCCTCGCCAGTATCATCACGTTCATGATATCAGCGCGGCTGTATCTCCGCTTGAAGATTAAGCGCCTCCGTTTGCAACCTGCAGACATATCCATCTGTATGCCATACATCATGTGCTTGCTCAATACCTCTGCAGACATGGTCGTGTATAGCTCCAGCGCCATGAAAACCGGATATCACCCTGAGCATGTCAAACTTGGACGTGCCCTTGTCGGCATTCGAGCATCCTGCAAAGGTGCCGTCTTCCCTTGTAGTAACCATGTCTCTCAAACAAGCTCAAATACTGACTGGGTgttgccaaaaaaataggCCTATTCCCCCTCTTCTTGACGAAACTTTGCGCCCCCGTATGGGTCATCATCGCCTTCTGCATAGCATATGTTGTGGTCGTGATATCGCTCGTCCTGTTCCTGTGGTTCCCCACCCCGCTCCACTGGACTCTGGACAGGAGGGAGACGTACTCGCCGCGGCAGCAGCGAAGCACCTTCCATGTCAACTGTGCGCTGCACCTGCTTGGCGAGCTCTTCATATCCTCCCTGCCTTTTCTCATGCTCAGGCACGTCAGGCTGAAGACCGAGGTCAAGGCCGGCGTATACGCGACTTTTGCTGCCGGCCTGGCCACCATCGGCTTCGGCATCACCAGGGAAGTCTTGATCTTGAAGTCGCCAGGGATCTCGGGCCAGGACAATGCTAGGTCTCTAACCCAATTCAGCAAGAATCTttgttattttattttgcatTACCTATTGGCTCGCCCCCGGCACTGCGAACGCCGCAAGACTGATTCCACTCTTTTTATCTCATCGCCGTAGCCTGCATGCCATCGCTCCGTCTCTACCTGGGCCATATTCTCTCGCAAGATCGCTTCAATGCGCTCAGAGCCGGGCCCCAGCCAGTTCAACGAGAGCGGCCCAGTAACCAGCAACGTCACGTCATCACCTCCCTGGACTCCACAACTTTGATCCGTTTGGACACCGAGACGCGCCGAGACCGCCGCCGGACGCAGCCATGAATGGAACGAGGGACAACAGCGAGACGACAGTCGAGGTCTGGGACGGCAGGAGCATGGTAAGGGGCCAGGAGAGCGATATTAAGCTTGCGAGAACGAATTGGGGGGCGATGACGGCAATCGAACACCTCCACTggttatttcttttttcattTGCACGACGTAATGACAGGAGGGATTAGCGTGGATGAAAACGAGCTTTGGGATACAGGCGATGTAATGTTTTTTGAAGGTCGTAACAGGTTGCGACCTGAGGACTTTGGACTGGCATGTGAAACCAGCTCCGCGGCTCTAGTTAGGGGTCTTGTCAGGCCCGAAGCTTAAAGACCGAAAAGGCTGCGAAATCCCACCAAACAAAGATGACGAGGATGGCATATATTTGGAAGAGATTTACTTTACGAATAAGATGTTGCGGGGAAAGCAAACCCGTCTGTCAAACACGCCAACTACTCTGCTAGGTTGCATCCGGCGTCTCGGGCCACGACTCGGGCGCCGGATCATCAGAAGTGCCGGTGCGTCCCATCCGATCGGGCGAAACTATTCCTAGAGCTATGTTGTCATATTGCAAGGAATGCGAGGAGGGGGTAAaagggaagaagaagaaatgggtgcgcaacaaaaaaaaaaggaagaaaaaaaaaagcgacttGTCTATATTCTATTAGGCATGCCACAGAGCAGACGATTCCTATTCACATGGGCATTAATCCCCGGTGTTGGGAGATTGCTGTCACTGACCTCTCAAATCTCGGACCTCGACCGTGACACGCTAGACGACAGATGGCGGCTTTGCGGGGAGAGTTCCGCCGGTGATTGGATGCCTCCAAAGTACCCACCGTGCATGTTCGTCGTAAAGactaaagaagaagaaaataggCTGAGCTGCCGCTTGGAAAGCCGTCGAGGCGCGGCAAAACAGCAGCTAGCTATCCTTACTACCAAGTCTAATATTTGTTTCAGGTTTCGTCCAAAAAGGAAACCCTGGGGAGGGGGGATTTTCCCAACGGCGAATGTGAATATCAGATTATATAAAATCCAATCAAGGTCGTACTCGTTTTCGTCGTTTGTTTttgtattttattttattttttctgcTGGCACATGTCGAATCTATTTTCGCACCACCGTATTCTGGTGTGTCGATTTGACGTCGTATCGATTGACACTGTCTTGCTGAATCGTCTGCCATGGTAAAGATTGGAGATTTTTCGGTGGTGATAATCACACTTACATCCTTATAAGTAGATGCTTTGTACCCACGAAGACAAAGGAAGGGGTTTCTCTCCCAACATCAACAATCCAAAGCTTCTCAATAAAAAAAGCCATCTATCTACCTTTGCACCTTTGCTCCATTCCGGTCGAATAACCGACACCCTTGGCTCAAAATGGGTTGTAAGTTTAGTTTTGTATCTGGAAGCGACCTAACAAATACCCGACCTAGTCTATAGATGGACACGGGAGGAACGCCACCGCTAACTTGTGATCCCAAGTCTTGGAGACGTCGTTCCCCCTTAGCCACAAGCACGCCATCCCCGCGGGAGTGGACAAGGCGACGGCCATTGCGAAGCTGCACGACCACATCTACATCATCGACTGCGGACCCTACGTGACGTCTCGCACCCCACAGCCATCCCCGGCATGGGACTCGTACGACAAGCCCAAGGGCGTCACGTTCGCGTCGGAAAAGGTCGATGTCCACGAGGTCAGGAACAAGTACGAGAACCCCATCATGGGCTCCGACATCAAGAGCACCTACTACTTCATCGATACCACCGAGGGCGTCTTCATCCGCGTCCACAGCCCCATGGGCACGGTCATTGAGAGCATCTTCACGGTGAAGGAGAAGAGCGACGGCAGTCTGGAGCTCTGCCATGAGCTTCAGGGAAGGTGCAACAAGGCCCTGGCCGGTATCTGCAAGAAGGATGCGGACAAGAACTATGAAATGCTTGTCGGCATAATTGCGCAGAAAATGGTGGCTTGAGAAGTATAACAATGGGAAAGCGAGCTTGTGCATGAAAGTCGAATCGCTGTCTGTCAACATTGGGGGTTGTCAGGTAGTAGTATCTTCAATTATTTAGCACCGCTAGAAATTGTGCAGAGAGTATTCAAGTTGGGATTTATCTAAATTGTGCAAAACATCATGAACTGCATACCTACCCTGCCTAGCTACCTGACCGGATGACTGGTTTTGTAAATCCTTGTTCGTGTCTATTTACATGCCAGACTATTCTATCTCGTTTGCATCTTGACCTTATCTGCTTTTGACATCTATAATCTCCGTATCTGATTTCCACACCAGATTGGCACTCGAACTGAAGGCCTTGGCCTAACAGTGTGTCcgcagcaaaaagaaaaataaaagaaatatatagaaaaaaaagagagaaactTTGCTGGTATTACACTATATAGGGCTTGGAGGGTCAAGGATCAGAATGGAAGAATAAAGTCAATGGCTATATGATTACGTCACATTGGTCACGGCAAGGTGAGGTGTGAACCTGTTGAAAGCTGCTATGATTGATAATCGCACCACAAATGAGATGACAGCAAGCCACGGACCACTACCTAGAATATTAAAGTTTCAAGCCGCCGACTGGATCGCAAGGTAAAAGTCTTGGTTGGTTATAGAGAGTTTTGAGATGCATACGGGCCTCCACATGAAAGAACTAAACGGGCACGATAGCATGGCAGCAAGTGCCGGAAGCACGGGACTGCTATTTTTGATATCCTAttcttcatcatcatcagATCATCTTCACAAGGAAAAGAAATGAGCAAAGTTTGATGGATGACCTCTCGGGTTCTTTATCAACTCCGCACTACCACTATCATCTTTTGAGGTGCTCCAGCCCATTGTTAAAATTCAATCATGGGTATGGACCTTTGAAGAGTTCGGCTGAAACGCTGTTTAGCCCAGGCAGAGCTCAGGGCGGAGCATGTCTTCCAAGAAATCGTCCGTTGGGAAGGAGCGGACAACCGGTGAGTAACAAGAGTGCGACGACAGTCTCTCGCTAAATATTTAGGGGAGGACGCCTGTACTGCAGTTCGGTAGCTTCAGTCAAGCACGGCAGCACCAGCAAGAAAGCAAGAAAGCAAGAAAGCAAgaaagcaagcaagccagCAAGCCAGCAAATATTACCCTGACACTTCAACTCAAGCACAACAGCGGACCAAAATGTTCAACTTAATTTCCAGTCTCAAAGTTGGAGCGGCCCTCGTTGCAGCCGTCTGGATATGGCAGCGAATCATGCTGTACAACCACCGGCGCAAAATCAAACGGGATTCCGGATGTCTTCCTGCTGCCAAATTTCCAGACTGGGACCCGCTTTTCGGCATTGGATTCACTTACCACATGGTGACAGAGGATATATTAGACTTCCAAATCATGAAAAACACGGCAGACTGCCTTGAAAAATACGGCAATACCTTTACGTCAAAGGCCATGGGGTTCAACTTTATTTGGACTTGCGAACCCGAAAACATCAAAGCTGTCCTTTCCACTCAGTTTGACCAGTTTAACAACCAGGGCCGCTCCGTGGGCGCCGAGGACTTTTTGGGCAAGGGGATTTTCGTGTCGGACGGCGAGCATTGGCAAAAATCACGGGCTTTGGTTCGGCCGAACTTTGCTCGGGACCAAATCACCGACCTTGTATCTGTGGAGGAGCGCTTCCAAACGCTGATTTCGCTGCTCCCAAAGGATGGATCGACCGTCGACCTTCTTCCCTTCATGTTCGAC contains:
- a CDS encoding Fe(2+) transporter 3: MNCPSRTDEPPLTDHPTWNQNPPFLSGDLTTCQDLNGIANAREHRDGSGGAAVTDDERGGNGMQRDGWAVADRMPVEAEGRKGLAWGWGSFDASHSQAKGVTGGEGHSLSTAAGGGGFGAVAAATAAPPAPCSLFGWFSWVASVLVCAAIMSASRLPESLTGRLFGAPQPGLASAPNTSTIATNSRDADVIPLGKRSTCATGGFLSEEEYNTPLHVGALLIILGVSFGACAFPIVASRIPRLRLPARFFFAVRHFGTGVLLATAFVHLLPTAFTLLGNPCLSSFWVSEYPAMPGAIALAAVFFVTVIEMVLQPARHMTEAAGSSTGGGCMSAAAVLQQQQERPRRTAEPAQDTSSEDGNGAMAGRPMSLEMRPAGGNANSLGRQLSNLGRTDDQNASVGAPSSDGQAGERLSDKSVVVDEENRLAGGHLQLTAQQQHQKDVLQCMMLEVGILFHSVFIGMTLSVSIGHEFVILLIAIAFHQTFEGLALGSRIANIKWEKGSWQPWMMSMAYGCTTPLGQAIGIATHRLYNPESEFGLVLVGTMNAISSGLLVFASLVELLSEDFLSDESWRILRGRRRVYACFLVLSGAIGMSLVGAWA